The following are from one region of the Paenibacillus sp. JZ16 genome:
- a CDS encoding ArsR/SmtB family transcription factor, which produces MENEIFKALADPSRRTLLDLLYKTDGQSLSELCVPLEMTRFGVMKHLHILEEAGLITTRKVGREKLHYLNSVPIRQIYDRWVSKYAEPWAMELSSLKNELEREPNMEQKPRHVNQIAIKAAPEQVWHAITDPAKTSKFWYNCSIQSNWEIGSPFELKNPQGKVQAEGTILSINPPHKLVLSWRMLINEDTAGESLSRITWEIDPHAELRGVTLVTVIHDEFDQAEHTANTLKLGLPIVLSGLKTLLETGSTLTS; this is translated from the coding sequence TTGGAAAATGAAATTTTTAAAGCACTGGCGGATCCCAGCCGACGCACACTCTTGGATCTGCTGTATAAAACAGATGGGCAAAGTTTAAGCGAACTTTGTGTTCCCCTGGAGATGACCCGATTCGGTGTCATGAAACATCTTCATATACTGGAGGAAGCCGGCCTTATCACAACGAGAAAGGTTGGCAGGGAGAAGCTGCATTATCTGAACTCCGTACCGATCCGACAAATATACGACCGGTGGGTCAGCAAATACGCTGAGCCTTGGGCCATGGAATTGTCATCCCTTAAAAATGAATTGGAGCGTGAACCGAATATGGAACAAAAACCTCGACATGTAAACCAAATTGCCATTAAAGCAGCGCCCGAGCAAGTATGGCACGCCATTACCGATCCGGCCAAGACATCAAAGTTCTGGTACAACTGCTCTATCCAATCCAACTGGGAAATTGGCTCTCCTTTCGAACTTAAGAACCCCCAAGGCAAGGTTCAAGCAGAAGGAACCATTCTAAGCATAAACCCTCCGCATAAGCTGGTTCTGAGTTGGAGGATGTTAATAAACGAAGATACGGCCGGCGAGAGTCTCTCACGTATTACGTGGGAAATTGATCCCCATGCGGAGCTTAGAGGTGTAACCCTTGTAACGGTTATCCATGATGAGTTTGATCAGGCCGAACATACGGCGAACACACTCAAGTTAGGCTTGCCGATCGTACTATCGGGATTGAAAACCTTACTAGAAACGGGTTCAACGCTTACTAGTTAA
- a CDS encoding AraC family transcriptional regulator: MTILNFTVPPLPEYINSGLTRAPVHSGHPNRKNIGIFDLLVVMKGQLHVTENGIPYEIKPGMFLILRPDTHHFGTKGCTEETDYYWLHFQTSGNWHADEACQAPRREEAPELKAMTPNYFSVNIPQFGTLPQPEKALELLATMSSLVQYGHQAKFLWRQQVVFQELIEQLAAALDTPVSSPSSACAERAAAYLRKHYREEFKVQELGDRINFHPVYIARCMQKEFGCSPVEYLQRYRIEQAKMLLMQTDFSISRVAEEVGFNHAAYFTSCFTKQEGISPRKYRQRFFMN; this comes from the coding sequence ATGACGATCCTGAATTTTACCGTTCCGCCGCTGCCGGAATACATCAATAGCGGGCTTACCCGCGCTCCTGTTCACAGCGGACATCCCAACCGCAAAAACATTGGCATCTTTGATCTGCTCGTGGTCATGAAGGGGCAGCTCCATGTCACGGAGAATGGCATTCCTTATGAAATCAAACCCGGCATGTTCCTCATCCTGCGTCCCGATACGCATCATTTCGGCACGAAGGGATGCACGGAGGAGACCGATTATTACTGGCTTCATTTCCAAACCTCCGGGAATTGGCATGCGGATGAGGCCTGCCAAGCGCCTAGACGAGAAGAGGCTCCGGAGTTAAAGGCGATGACGCCAAACTATTTTTCCGTCAACATCCCCCAATTCGGCACCCTGCCTCAACCGGAAAAGGCTCTGGAGCTTCTGGCTACCATGTCTTCGCTGGTTCAGTACGGTCACCAGGCTAAATTTCTGTGGCGGCAGCAGGTGGTGTTCCAAGAGCTCATCGAGCAGCTGGCCGCCGCATTGGATACACCGGTGTCCTCTCCTTCCTCCGCTTGCGCCGAGCGGGCCGCAGCCTATCTGCGGAAGCATTATCGGGAAGAGTTCAAGGTGCAGGAGCTGGGCGACCGCATCAACTTCCACCCTGTCTATATTGCACGCTGCATGCAGAAGGAATTCGGCTGTTCACCCGTTGAATATTTGCAGCGCTATCGGATCGAACAAGCCAAGATGCTCCTGATGCAGACGGACTTCAGCATCAGCCGGGTTGCGGAGGAGGTCGGTTTCAATCATGCGGCCTACTTCACCTCCTGCTTTACGAAGCAGGAAGGGATCTCGCCGCGCAAATATAGGCAGCGGTTCTTCATGAATTAA
- a CDS encoding MATE family efflux transporter, protein MLDKNTSKFTLWVLAWPIFIELFLQFLLGAVDTLMVSRISDDAVAVVGFSNQLFQAMTTLFMTVASGAGILIAQKIGSHRTGDARTIGIMAVSATTIIGLVCSVILFAMPEAIASILQLPEHLLPLAGTYISIVGGGMVLIAMMATMSTVIRNTGNTRAPMYVAIGMNIIHVIMNYGFIFGAFGFPQWGLTGVAISTVVSRLLAVLLLLYIFLRSFEYRIKWKEFRVFNRPLFGEILKIGWPLGINMSCWVFTQLIIYSFIATLGAAELAARTYMNTLESFCFLLGSSIAMAAQIQIAHLFGAGRIKEAYRSAYRALGIGAVYVVVNAFLLYVFGKQLLGLFTDDKTIIAIGASLLGMNLILQPGKMLNMALGNSLNAVGDTRFTMYISLGSMWLVATVLSYVLGIHMGWGLIGIYSCMIADEYLRGVLSFFRWRGQKHLRKAERVEPVNHQGTSMEPMPAQA, encoded by the coding sequence ATGTTGGATAAAAACACAAGCAAATTTACATTATGGGTTCTCGCTTGGCCCATATTTATCGAGCTGTTCCTGCAGTTTTTGCTGGGAGCGGTGGATACATTGATGGTCAGTCGGATTTCCGACGATGCGGTGGCTGTGGTTGGCTTCTCCAATCAGCTGTTTCAGGCGATGACGACCCTGTTCATGACGGTTGCCAGCGGTGCCGGCATTCTCATTGCCCAGAAGATCGGTTCGCATCGAACGGGAGACGCTCGAACGATCGGCATCATGGCGGTGAGTGCCACGACAATCATCGGATTGGTGTGCAGCGTGATATTGTTTGCGATGCCGGAGGCTATCGCTTCGATCCTCCAGCTGCCGGAGCATCTGCTTCCGCTAGCCGGAACGTATATCTCCATTGTCGGCGGCGGGATGGTGCTGATTGCCATGATGGCTACGATGAGCACCGTCATCCGGAATACCGGTAATACGCGTGCGCCGATGTATGTAGCGATCGGAATGAATATCATTCACGTTATTATGAACTATGGGTTTATTTTCGGCGCTTTCGGGTTCCCGCAGTGGGGGCTTACCGGCGTCGCGATCTCGACGGTGGTAAGCCGGCTGCTCGCTGTGCTCTTACTGCTGTATATATTCCTTCGTTCATTTGAATACCGGATCAAGTGGAAGGAATTCCGCGTGTTCAACCGTCCGCTGTTCGGTGAAATTCTGAAGATCGGATGGCCGCTCGGCATCAATATGTCCTGCTGGGTGTTCACGCAGCTGATCATCTATTCCTTCATTGCAACGCTGGGCGCTGCTGAGCTGGCTGCGCGTACGTATATGAATACACTGGAATCCTTCTGCTTCCTGCTGGGCTCATCAATCGCGATGGCTGCCCAGATTCAGATCGCGCATCTGTTCGGCGCGGGCCGGATCAAGGAGGCTTATCGGAGCGCGTACCGCGCGCTGGGCATCGGGGCTGTTTACGTTGTCGTCAATGCCTTCCTACTGTATGTGTTTGGGAAGCAGCTGCTGGGGCTGTTTACGGACGATAAGACAATCATTGCGATCGGGGCCTCGCTCCTGGGCATGAACCTGATTCTCCAGCCTGGCAAAATGCTCAACATGGCGCTCGGGAACTCGCTTAATGCCGTCGGAGACACGAGGTTTACGATGTACATTTCCCTGGGCTCGATGTGGCTGGTCGCCACCGTGCTCTCTTATGTACTCGGCATTCACATGGGGTGGGGGCTTATCGGCATATACTCCTGCATGATTGCCGACGAGTATTTGCGGGGTGTGCTGTCCTTCTTCCGCTGGCGCGGGCAAAAACACCTGCGGAAGGCAGAGCGAGTCGAGCCGGTGAATCATCAGGGGACGTCAATGGAGCCGATGCCAGCGCAAGCGTAA
- a CDS encoding RNA polymerase sigma factor — MVHDLIQRLKTEYSDELFEELYRLYADRAIRTATAVTGSPASAADVVQETFIRVYRNLGAYDGSKPFDPWFNRILYNECNRYLKKHARVVPSEISEERDLPSETDTYDFDRHGEVYEMVQRLDDQHRIPVILKYLNDVAEKDIADMMELNINTVKSRLFKARKKLKEWMLQNRGGDQHGT, encoded by the coding sequence TTGGTACACGACCTTATACAACGACTAAAGACGGAATACAGTGACGAATTGTTTGAAGAACTTTACCGGTTATACGCGGATCGGGCGATTCGAACGGCTACCGCAGTAACCGGAAGTCCGGCAAGCGCTGCCGACGTGGTCCAGGAAACGTTCATCCGGGTATACCGTAACCTCGGTGCCTATGATGGAAGCAAACCCTTTGACCCGTGGTTCAACCGGATTCTCTATAACGAATGCAATCGGTATTTGAAGAAACATGCGAGAGTGGTGCCTTCCGAGATATCGGAGGAGAGGGATCTTCCCTCGGAAACCGACACCTACGATTTTGACCGGCATGGCGAGGTATATGAGATGGTGCAGCGGCTGGATGACCAGCACCGGATTCCCGTTATCTTGAAATATTTGAACGATGTTGCCGAGAAGGATATCGCGGACATGATGGAGCTCAACATCAACACGGTGAAGTCCAGATTGTTCAAAGCCCGAAAGAAGTTGAAGGAATGGATGCTGCAGAATAGGGGAGGGGATCAGCATGGGACGTGA
- a CDS encoding asparaginase produces the protein MKPKSKRPLAVWSTAAFTAFVISVSPVGTYAAHAATVTEVKGTVITATPVQAPATPGRNTTVPPLSEASKQSTRPNVLVIATGGTLAGQSTDATSFQSYRAGTLKIEDMVGELPNTDKIADISTLQFGNSGSSAYTMADLYDLSRTVDHALKVYDSVVVTTGTDTMEEIAYFLDLTVQSDKPVVITGSMRPWTVIGSDAQANLYNAIKLAGSGRTESFGTVLMLNDTIHLARGVTKTNDYRTDTFETPMLGAVGYIDDENIRIYRAPLRAMKAEGEGKPVFDLSRIAKEDLAKVEIAISYQEAGGGAIKGFVADGAKGIVTSGTGAGGISREMSAARKEAIEKGVVFVTTTRTGSGSVYGGGEGIISGDNLSPQQARVLLLLSLSFTDDFNTIKGWFATYGTPEV, from the coding sequence ATGAAACCAAAGTCAAAACGTCCTTTAGCGGTCTGGAGTACCGCTGCATTCACCGCTTTTGTTATTTCTGTATCACCTGTTGGAACCTATGCGGCACATGCTGCAACGGTGACGGAAGTGAAAGGAACGGTTATTACGGCTACGCCTGTACAGGCTCCTGCAACGCCGGGAAGGAATACGACGGTACCTCCGCTATCGGAAGCTTCCAAACAATCGACGAGGCCGAACGTGTTGGTCATTGCTACCGGCGGCACTTTGGCAGGGCAATCGACGGATGCCACCAGCTTTCAATCCTACCGGGCGGGTACGTTGAAGATTGAGGACATGGTCGGTGAGCTTCCCAATACGGACAAGATTGCGGATATCAGCACGCTCCAGTTCGGCAATTCGGGATCAAGCGCGTATACAATGGCGGATCTGTATGATTTGTCCCGGACGGTGGACCATGCGCTTAAGGTCTATGACAGTGTCGTTGTAACGACGGGGACGGATACGATGGAAGAGATTGCGTACTTCCTTGATCTGACGGTACAAAGCGACAAGCCTGTAGTCATTACCGGCTCCATGCGGCCTTGGACGGTGATCGGTTCCGATGCGCAGGCGAATCTGTACAATGCCATCAAACTGGCTGGAAGCGGCCGCACGGAATCCTTCGGCACGGTGCTAATGCTGAATGATACGATTCATCTGGCGCGCGGCGTAACCAAGACGAATGACTACCGTACCGACACGTTTGAGACGCCTATGCTGGGAGCGGTCGGATATATCGATGATGAGAATATTCGGATATACCGTGCCCCCCTCCGTGCGATGAAGGCGGAAGGTGAAGGCAAACCGGTATTTGATCTGAGCAGAATCGCAAAAGAGGACCTGGCGAAGGTTGAAATTGCAATCTCTTATCAGGAAGCCGGCGGTGGTGCCATTAAAGGCTTTGTGGCAGACGGAGCTAAAGGCATCGTCACTTCCGGCACCGGCGCAGGCGGCATCTCGAGAGAGATGAGCGCGGCCCGCAAGGAAGCCATCGAGAAGGGGGTGGTTTTCGTAACAACGACCCGTACAGGCTCCGGCAGCGTATACGGCGGAGGTGAAGGCATCATTTCAGGCGACAATCTGAGTCCTCAACAAGCCCGCGTACTGCTGCTGCTCTCCCTGTCCTTTACGGATGATTTCAATACCATTAAGGGTTGGTTCGCAACCTACGGAACACCTGAAGTGTAA
- a CDS encoding S9 family peptidase, whose amino-acid sequence MTDKRLITPEDLYRMHWVNDPVVSPASGAIAYVHKSVSEKFDGYRSHIRLLPAEGDQDVPFTSGEADAAPAWSPDGSELAFLRKKGDKPQIWIMPANGGEARPVTDLKHGVSAFKWSPDCTRLLVKGEADAGKTTEGEELDKDGKNKLPEEKIINRIKYKADGPGLWNERRHHLYLVNPATEECTQITEGDFDIQAFTWSPDGTRIAYSSSLATEQFPDPDLRLTDDVFVMDLASGSVTELTDGTLSIGSIAFTPDGQYMLVLASDLSCGFATLTKIHLIPLSGGESRVLFTDMDIQLGHAAVSDMRAGAGTPPLFSRDGQSVYIQLSQDGGVHIGRFALDGSSYELVVSGEREVYQFALTPEENVVFAAADPLQPGDLFSFSIAKNEEKRLTNCNEELWSELTLSTPESFTFRTSDGWPIQGWIMKPAGFTEGAKVPAVLEIHGGPQAMYGHTFMHEFQLLAAAGYAVFYTNPRGGHGYGQVHVNTVRGDYGGRDYQDLMEAVDYVLDTYTYVDASRLGVTGGSYGGFMTNWIVGHTDRFQAAVTQRSISNWISFYGVSDIGYTFTQDQIWGNPWDDLEKLWKHSPLAYVKDIHTPLLILHGEQDLRCPIEQGEQLFIALKRLGREAQFIRFPGADHNLSRSGHPHLRVKRLSHIIRWFVEHIEK is encoded by the coding sequence ATGACTGATAAGCGACTCATAACGCCAGAGGATTTGTACCGGATGCACTGGGTGAATGACCCTGTCGTATCTCCAGCTAGCGGAGCCATAGCTTATGTACATAAATCCGTCAGCGAAAAGTTCGACGGTTACCGTTCCCATATCCGATTGCTTCCTGCAGAAGGAGACCAGGATGTTCCCTTCACGTCGGGCGAAGCGGATGCCGCACCCGCTTGGTCCCCGGACGGGTCGGAGCTTGCTTTCTTGCGCAAAAAGGGCGATAAACCACAGATATGGATCATGCCTGCCAACGGAGGGGAAGCAAGACCGGTTACCGACTTGAAGCACGGAGTCAGCGCCTTTAAATGGTCACCGGACTGCACACGCCTGCTTGTTAAAGGCGAGGCAGACGCGGGGAAGACTACTGAAGGCGAGGAGCTAGACAAAGACGGTAAAAACAAGCTGCCCGAGGAAAAAATCATTAATCGCATTAAATATAAAGCCGATGGGCCCGGATTGTGGAATGAACGTCGACATCATCTATACCTCGTGAATCCGGCAACGGAAGAATGCACACAAATTACAGAAGGAGATTTTGATATACAAGCCTTCACCTGGTCACCGGACGGCACCCGCATCGCATACAGCAGCAGCCTTGCCACGGAGCAATTCCCGGATCCGGATCTTCGTTTGACGGACGATGTGTTTGTCATGGACCTCGCCAGCGGATCCGTAACCGAATTGACGGATGGAACTCTCTCGATCGGCTCCATTGCGTTCACCCCGGACGGGCAGTATATGCTCGTGCTTGCCAGCGATCTTAGCTGCGGTTTTGCCACGCTGACCAAAATCCACTTGATCCCGCTCTCCGGCGGAGAATCCCGCGTGCTCTTCACGGACATGGATATTCAGCTGGGGCACGCCGCGGTTAGCGACATGAGGGCCGGAGCCGGAACGCCTCCGCTGTTCAGTAGGGACGGCCAATCCGTGTACATCCAGCTCAGCCAGGATGGCGGCGTCCATATTGGACGATTTGCCCTGGACGGTTCATCCTATGAGCTGGTGGTATCGGGTGAACGCGAAGTGTACCAATTCGCTCTGACACCGGAGGAGAACGTAGTGTTTGCTGCGGCTGACCCGCTGCAGCCCGGTGATCTGTTCAGCTTCTCTATCGCTAAGAACGAGGAGAAACGTCTGACGAACTGCAACGAGGAGCTGTGGAGCGAGCTTACGTTAAGCACGCCGGAGTCCTTTACGTTCCGGACGTCGGACGGCTGGCCGATTCAAGGGTGGATCATGAAGCCTGCCGGCTTCACGGAAGGCGCCAAAGTTCCGGCCGTGCTTGAAATTCACGGCGGTCCGCAAGCCATGTACGGGCATACGTTCATGCACGAGTTCCAGCTGCTGGCTGCAGCCGGTTATGCGGTATTCTACACCAACCCTCGGGGTGGCCACGGATACGGTCAAGTACACGTTAATACCGTTAGGGGAGATTACGGTGGACGGGATTACCAGGATCTGATGGAAGCTGTCGATTATGTTCTGGATACCTATACCTATGTCGATGCCTCCCGACTTGGCGTAACCGGCGGCAGCTACGGCGGCTTCATGACCAACTGGATCGTCGGTCATACCGACCGGTTCCAGGCAGCGGTAACCCAGCGCTCGATATCGAACTGGATCTCCTTCTACGGCGTCAGCGATATCGGCTACACCTTTACGCAGGATCAGATCTGGGGCAATCCATGGGACGATCTGGAGAAGCTGTGGAAACATTCCCCGCTCGCTTACGTGAAGGACATCCATACGCCGCTTCTCATCCTTCACGGAGAACAGGATCTCCGCTGCCCGATCGAACAGGGAGAACAGCTGTTTATTGCCTTGAAGCGACTTGGCCGGGAAGCTCAGTTCATCCGTTTCCCTGGTGCCGATCACAACTTGTCCCGAAGCGGCCACCCGCATCTGCGGGTGAAACGCTTAAGTCATATTATCCGCTGGTTTGTGGAGCATATCGAAAAATAA
- a CDS encoding nitroreductase family protein: MNVSEAIRTRRSLGKVKPDAVPQEWIEQIVEAGTWAPNHKLTEPWKFFVMQGEGRDVLGNALGDIQAAGGDDTSEEAVNAARESGRTKAYRAPVVIGVAVEPSTDPKVIELEEYGAVFAAIQNMLLQIHELGLGAVWRTGEPCFHTLMNQAFGLKPEDKMLGFLYIGYPDMEPKQGKRQPAANKTVWLNSAADL, translated from the coding sequence ATGAACGTAAGTGAAGCGATCCGAACGCGCCGCAGCCTTGGCAAGGTCAAGCCTGATGCCGTACCGCAGGAATGGATTGAACAAATCGTAGAAGCAGGTACCTGGGCGCCGAATCACAAGCTCACGGAGCCGTGGAAATTTTTTGTTATGCAAGGTGAGGGCCGTGATGTGCTCGGCAACGCGCTTGGTGACATTCAGGCGGCAGGCGGCGATGATACGAGTGAAGAGGCTGTAAATGCAGCACGCGAGTCGGGACGTACGAAGGCATACCGGGCTCCGGTTGTCATCGGTGTGGCGGTCGAACCGTCCACGGACCCCAAGGTGATTGAACTTGAAGAGTACGGAGCGGTATTTGCCGCCATTCAAAATATGCTTCTGCAAATTCATGAGCTTGGTCTGGGTGCCGTGTGGAGAACAGGCGAGCCGTGTTTCCATACGCTGATGAACCAAGCGTTCGGATTGAAGCCTGAAGATAAAATGCTGGGTTTCCTGTACATCGGATATCCGGATATGGAACCTAAGCAGGGGAAACGTCAACCGGCAGCGAACAAAACGGTATGGCTCAATAGTGCCGCAGACCTGTAG
- a CDS encoding aldo/keto reductase, which translates to MANQTFTDGPTLNDGVKMPWLGLGVWKTKEGEEVIQSVKSAIAAGYRSIDTAAIYGNEEGVGQAIRESGVSRDELFITTKVWNDDQGYEKTLQAFETSRKKLGLDIVDLYLVHWPGKDKYLDTWKALIHLQKEGLVRSIGVSNFQIRHLQHIIEDTGVVPVVNQVELHPLLSQKELLGFARENQIVLEAWSPLMQGNLDQPVLAQIAEKYGKTTAQVILRWDIQNGVIVIPKSVKEHRIRENAGIFDFELSAEDMAAIDGLNQNKRFGSNPDEFLF; encoded by the coding sequence ATGGCCAATCAAACTTTTACCGATGGACCTACTTTGAATGATGGCGTAAAAATGCCGTGGCTGGGTCTTGGCGTATGGAAGACCAAAGAAGGCGAAGAGGTTATTCAGTCCGTAAAATCAGCAATCGCTGCAGGGTACCGCAGCATTGATACTGCTGCCATCTACGGCAATGAAGAGGGCGTAGGGCAAGCCATTCGCGAATCCGGAGTTTCGCGGGACGAGCTGTTCATCACCACCAAAGTGTGGAACGATGACCAGGGGTATGAGAAGACGCTGCAAGCTTTTGAGACGAGCCGCAAGAAGCTCGGGCTGGATATCGTTGATTTGTATCTCGTGCACTGGCCGGGAAAAGATAAATACCTCGACACGTGGAAGGCATTGATTCACTTGCAAAAAGAAGGACTTGTTCGTTCCATCGGCGTCAGCAACTTCCAGATCCGCCACTTGCAGCATATCATCGAGGACACAGGTGTTGTACCGGTTGTGAACCAAGTCGAATTGCATCCGCTGCTCTCCCAGAAGGAGCTGCTGGGATTTGCACGCGAGAACCAGATCGTCCTGGAGGCGTGGAGTCCGTTGATGCAGGGCAATCTGGATCAACCGGTCCTCGCGCAGATTGCGGAGAAATACGGAAAAACCACGGCGCAAGTCATTCTGCGCTGGGATATTCAGAACGGCGTCATCGTCATTCCGAAATCGGTGAAGGAGCATCGCATCCGCGAAAATGCCGGCATCTTCGATTTCGAGCTTTCGGCGGAAGATATGGCAGCCATTGACGGCTTGAACCAAAACAAACGTTTTGGCTCCAATCCGGATGAATTCCTGTTCTAA
- a CDS encoding PadR family transcriptional regulator — protein sequence MSMKLAILGLLLEGDHHPYEIRIKMKDRGMDQYTKLQMGSLYYAVDRLAEDGYIKAVETIQSDSRPDKTIYRITDAGRKLFEQLLLKKFRDIEPVHHPLYIALPFSRHADPAVLAPILQSRIREAEHRVNQAYQLYVEHQHIVPRSTQHLMIGMYEHAKTDLNWLKRLNEDLVQGNLGTIGEPLFPEDGPKEQ from the coding sequence ATGTCGATGAAGCTGGCCATCCTGGGCTTGCTGCTGGAAGGAGACCATCATCCGTACGAGATCCGGATCAAAATGAAGGATCGCGGCATGGATCAGTATACGAAGCTGCAGATGGGCTCTCTTTATTACGCGGTAGACCGGCTTGCCGAGGACGGATATATCAAAGCAGTGGAAACCATACAGAGCGATAGCCGCCCGGACAAAACCATCTACCGGATCACGGATGCCGGACGCAAGCTTTTTGAGCAGCTGCTGCTCAAGAAATTCAGGGACATCGAGCCCGTACACCACCCGCTCTATATTGCCCTGCCTTTCTCGCGACACGCGGATCCGGCCGTTCTGGCCCCGATCTTGCAGTCCCGTATCCGGGAGGCAGAGCATCGGGTGAACCAGGCATATCAATTATACGTGGAACACCAGCATATCGTACCCCGCAGCACCCAGCACCTGATGATCGGGATGTACGAACATGCCAAGACCGACCTGAACTGGTTAAAAAGATTGAACGAAGACCTAGTGCAGGGAAACCTCGGCACGATCGGCGAACCGTTGTTTCCGGAGGATGGACCCAAAGAACAGTAA
- a CDS encoding MDR family MFS transporter, protein MNAQQSNIKLVVAGLLLGIFMAAIDNTIVATALSTIIRDLQGFDQVVWVTSIYMVAVMAGTPIFGKLSDMYGRKRFFIFGLVVFLIGSALCGMANNMTELIIYRAIQGIGGGALMPIAFTIVFDLFPPEKRGKMTGLLGAVFGTSSIMGPLLGAFITDSIGWEWIFYVNVPIGIVSFIFIMTSYKESRSHAKQKIDWTGAATLVGAIICLMFGLELGGQTYAWDSPQILGLFGGFIALFIVFLLAETRAAEPIISFQMFRKRLFASSNIVALFYGATFIVATIYIPIFVSGVYGGSATNSGLILMPMMLGSVVGSQGGGMLTTRTSFRNIMILSVLCFIAGIFCLSTISPDTPRYLLTVFMILTGFGVGFSFSTLSMASIHNFDARQRGAATSTNSFLRSFGMTVGITIFGIIQRNGLNSRLAEAGGNAPAGAELNADAVLSPEVMGQLPPNVREQITASLADSISNTFLWALVPAVLALVFVLMMGNERVTVPAKAKGA, encoded by the coding sequence ATGAATGCACAACAAAGCAACATCAAATTGGTCGTGGCCGGTCTGCTGCTCGGCATCTTCATGGCCGCCATCGATAACACGATTGTAGCCACTGCCTTATCGACGATTATCCGCGATCTTCAGGGCTTCGACCAAGTCGTCTGGGTAACCTCGATCTACATGGTTGCCGTTATGGCCGGTACACCGATCTTCGGTAAGTTATCCGATATGTATGGACGGAAGCGGTTCTTTATATTCGGGTTGGTTGTCTTTCTGATCGGTTCCGCTCTTTGCGGGATGGCGAACAACATGACAGAGCTTATTATTTACCGGGCGATTCAAGGAATCGGCGGCGGTGCTCTTATGCCGATTGCGTTTACCATCGTGTTTGACCTGTTCCCGCCGGAGAAGCGCGGTAAAATGACGGGTTTGCTCGGTGCCGTATTCGGCACCTCCAGCATTATGGGACCGCTGCTGGGCGCTTTTATTACCGACAGCATCGGCTGGGAATGGATATTCTATGTCAACGTGCCGATCGGTATCGTATCCTTTATCTTCATCATGACTTCCTACAAGGAGTCCCGTTCCCATGCCAAACAAAAGATTGACTGGACGGGGGCTGCAACGCTTGTTGGCGCGATCATCTGCCTGATGTTCGGTCTGGAACTGGGCGGGCAAACCTATGCATGGGATTCACCGCAAATTCTGGGCTTGTTCGGGGGATTCATTGCTCTGTTTATTGTGTTTCTATTGGCAGAGACCCGGGCAGCCGAACCCATTATTTCGTTTCAAATGTTTCGTAAACGGCTGTTTGCCTCCAGCAATATCGTTGCCTTGTTCTATGGAGCAACCTTCATCGTGGCAACGATCTACATCCCGATCTTTGTTAGCGGAGTGTACGGTGGATCAGCAACCAATTCGGGCCTCATTCTAATGCCGATGATGCTCGGCAGTGTAGTCGGCAGCCAGGGCGGCGGTATGCTGACGACCCGGACTTCGTTTAGAAACATCATGATTCTGTCCGTCTTGTGCTTTATTGCAGGCATTTTCTGCCTGAGCACGATAAGCCCGGATACGCCGCGCTACCTGTTGACGGTTTTCATGATCCTGACCGGCTTTGGCGTCGGATTTTCGTTCTCCACGCTCAGCATGGCCTCCATCCATAACTTTGATGCCAGACAGCGCGGCGCAGCCACATCAACGAACTCCTTCCTTCGCTCCTTCGGCATGACGGTGGGGATTACGATCTTCGGGATTATCCAGCGCAACGGCCTCAACAGCCGACTCGCGGAAGCCGGAGGAAACGCGCCCGCCGGTGCCGAGTTAAATGCAGATGCTGTGCTTTCACCTGAAGTGATGGGCCAGCTCCCGCCGAACGTACGTGAACAGATCACGGCCTCCTTGGCGGATTCCATTTCGAATACGTTCTTGTGGGCGCTTGTGCCTGCGGTGCTGGCTCTCGTGTTCGTGCTGATGATGGGCAACGAACGAGTGACCGTACCTGCCAAGGCCAAGGGAGCCTAA
- a CDS encoding VOC family protein, with translation MIKGIAHLAFDVADMEKSLHFYCDVLGFTRAFDIPNNQGEPWIEYIKVCEGQFIELFYGGQNKPEHVNRPVGFSHLCLEVEDIEHIAEHLRNQGVKLDAEPVQGKDFNWQCWARDPDGNRIEFMQLDPKSPQMNC, from the coding sequence ATGATTAAAGGAATTGCCCATCTGGCGTTTGACGTAGCCGATATGGAGAAGTCCCTGCATTTTTACTGCGATGTGCTTGGTTTCACCCGTGCTTTTGATATCCCTAACAACCAGGGTGAGCCGTGGATCGAGTACATTAAGGTATGCGAGGGACAATTTATCGAGTTGTTTTACGGCGGGCAAAATAAACCGGAGCATGTAAATCGGCCCGTCGGATTCTCCCATCTCTGCCTTGAGGTGGAAGACATCGAGCACATCGCGGAGCATCTCCGCAATCAGGGCGTGAAGCTGGACGCCGAGCCGGTTCAAGGAAAAGACTTCAACTGGCAGTGCTGGGCCAGGGACCCGGACGGCAACCGGATCGAATTCATGCAGCTGGATCCCAAATCGCCGCAGATGAACTGCTAG